In Chlamydomonas reinhardtii strain CC-503 cw92 mt+ chromosome 14, whole genome shotgun sequence, a single window of DNA contains:
- a CDS encoding ribosomal protein L13 produces MVRHNNVVPNNHFKKKWQFYVKTWFNQPARKERRRAARAKKAEAQFPRPAAGLLRPIVRGQTLKYNTKQRIGKGFTLDELKEAGIPVRMAASLGIAIDHRRRNKSLESLQENAQRLKAYRSNLVVFPRNVKKPKAFETPLAEANAVAQVKGAVVLPLVKAAPALETVKVTSEMKATAGKELAEIKATAYAKLRLERMNVRQVGPRAKKAKEAAKEEAS; encoded by the coding sequence ATGGTGCGGCACAACAACGTTGTCCCGAACAACCACTTCAAGAAGAAGTGGCAGTTCTATGTGAAGACTTGGTTCAACCAGCCTGCTCGCAaggagcgccgccgggctgctcgcGCTAAGAAGGCCGAGGCTCAGTTCcctcgcccggccgccggcctgctgcgccccatTGTTCGCGGCCAGACCCTGAAGTACAACACCAAGCAGCGCATTGGCAAGGGCTTCACCCTGGACGAGCTGAAGGAGGCTGGGATCCCTGTGCGCATGGCGGCCAGCCTGGGCATCGCCatcgaccaccgccgccgcaacaagTCGCTGGAGAGCCTGCAGGAGAACGCTCAGCGTCTGAAGGCTTACCGCAGCAACCTGGTCGTCTTCCCGCGCAACGTCAAGAAGCCGAAGGCTTTCGAGACCCCTCTGGCCGAGGCGAACGCGGTCGCCCAGGTCAAGGGCGCCGTGGTCCTGCCCCTGGTcaaggccgcgccggcgctggagacCGTCAAGGTCACCAGCGAGATGAAGGCCACCGCGGGCAAGGAGCTGGCCGAGATCAAGGCCACCGCCTACGCCAAGCTGCGCCTGGAGCGCATGAACGTACGGCAGGTGGGCCCCCGcgccaagaaggccaaggAGGCTGCCAAGGAGGAGGCCTCGTAA